The region AATTTGAACAATTAAGCTTAGATATTCCAGTTAATTGCCCAGGTTCAGAAGCCGCACAGGCAACAGATACAGATGAAAAAATTGAGCCAACGACTAACGAACTTGCCTCTTAGGCAGTGTTAAGTTGTAGGCGCAAAGATTTATGTCGCTACGGTTAAACGTAGCGACATAGACCAAAAAGGAAGGCAACTTCCATAAAAAAACAGAGGGTATTTTACCCTTATAACAAACGTTACCTTTTAAGGAGAGACTATGAAGAAGCAAGCTTCCGACATGGGTCGTCGTCAAATGCTAAAAGCATTGGCCGTCGGCAGTGCCGCTGGCGCAGTTGCGACTGTTAGCGGACAAGCTCTAGCCGCCTCACCAGAAGCTACACCCGTTGTAGGTAAAAGTGATGGTTATAGAGAAACTGACCATGTACGTAGTTATTACGATACTTTACGTAGTAGCAAGTAATTTAAGGAGAATATGTGATGCGATTAACCCGCAAAACAGATCAAGTC is a window of Shewanella donghaensis DNA encoding:
- a CDS encoding twin-arginine translocation signal domain-containing protein yields the protein MKKQASDMGRRQMLKALAVGSAAGAVATVSGQALAASPEATPVVGKSDGYRETDHVRSYYDTLRSSK